Proteins encoded in a region of the Ziziphus jujuba cultivar Dongzao chromosome 3, ASM3175591v1 genome:
- the LOC112489875 gene encoding 23 kDa jasmonate-induced protein codes for MAVSVFGNPITNSTLERTPEFAGKKNIQKIDRARAALSSINSDGKHGNSLQHVENLKETLGTIAGVNVVTIGSVSNATGDTVSFVTHHDWVGENALPPYPKVVENGQSGGFLHVTKSNVIIPPGKGRGSAGAVVYRGQNVFGVDCDVLLAWNNPSDSSLKKTAYTEVQERGYFGKVDWEIIHKKLKESGNKSESQWNGFVSNVRIRKIGEFTVFEAVLKLKE; via the exons ATGGCTGTGTCTGTGTTTGGCAACCCCATTACCAACTCTACTTTAGAGCGCACGCCTGAGTTCGctggaaagaaaaatatacaaaaaatagaCAGGGCCCGGGCGGCTCTTAGCAGCATAAACTCAGATGGTAAGCATGGAAACAGTCTTCAGCACGTGGAGAACCTGAAGGAGACATTGGGTACTATCGCAGGTGTTAACGTTGTAACAATTGGAAGCGTGTCCAATGCCACTGGAGACACTGTCAGTTTTGTAACCCACCATGATTGGGTTGGAGAAAATGCACTTCCTCCGTACCCAAAAGTGGTTGAAAATGGCCAATCGGGTGGGTTTCTGCACGTTACAAAGAGCAATGTAATTATTCCTCCTGGCAAAGGTCGGGGCTCAGCTGGAGCTGTTGTGTATCGTGGTCAAAATGTCTTTGGAGTAGACTGTGATGTTTTGTTGGCATGGAACAACCCTTCTGATTCTTCCCTGAAAAAGACG GCATATACTGAGGTTCAAGAACGTGGTTACTTTGGAAAGGTCGACTGGGAAATAATACATAAGAAACTGAAAGAGTCTGGCAATAAAAGTGAAAGCCAGTGGAATGGGTTCGTGTCAAATGTCAGGATTCGTAAAATTGGCGAATTCACCGTATTTGAGGCGGTGCTTAAGCTGAAAGAGTAA